One Xiphophorus maculatus strain JP 163 A chromosome 15, X_maculatus-5.0-male, whole genome shotgun sequence genomic window, CAAGCACACAGCATCCAGAGCATGAAAAACTCTGGGGCATCTGTCAGCAAGATGGAGAGGAAGGCCACTAAAACCTTAGCGATTGTAATGGGagtttttctgctctgttgGCTGCCTTCCTTTTTATGTACAACCGTTTTTACTTTCAGCAACGCCTCCCATCCTGGCCCTCTGGTAGAAATACTCAACTGGCTTGCGCTGTCCAATTCAACGTTCAACCCGTTTAtttatgctttgttttataGGTGGTTCAGGTCAGCGTTCAGGATGATTATTTCAGGAAAAATTGTTCTGGGAGATTTCACTGACTTCAAACTTTTTTGATGTTTGAAGTTCTTCTTAGAGTAAATCCATATTGCCTTATTGAAATTGTGCTGATAGCACCTGTACCTTTACGAGTGCTTAAGAATATGTTAACTGCAAACAAAGCCAGATGTTAATGATTTGTCAAAGCGAAATCTTTGTCAgcgaaaatggaaaaataatttatcaatgtaaaactaattaaattaaactccTTTATGTTCAAGATGTGTTTTTTGTAGACTGCCACCATATTTCAATAACGTcttatttacacacacaaattaAATGACTATATATGGGGTATATGGAGACTTTCAATCTAATATGTctaatttgttttatgaaatattccATTTGTTCTTAGTCTCAACAAATAGAAACAAGTTGCAAAGCAACAgatatattaatgtttttatagcATATTGTCTctgttaaataaactaaactagtATAGACACAGGAAGTAGGATTTAACTACAGACATGATTGTTAAACTTGATTATACAGTTTCCAGCATCCTGCACAGAGGTGATCCTAGCAAGTTTGGGGGCCCTCACCTTCCAAAATGCAACTCTGGGCAGTTGTCCATGTCACCCATATCAGAAACCACCACTGATCCTGCATGATATATAgaaaaaagccatttcatttccaCCTTGActttcatttagaaatgatCTAGCCGATATCATGTGTAAACACAGACCTCTAATGCcagggttttttatttatttatttaagatcaTATAAACACTTAATTGCCctcatttttctgtctgtcaATTGTGcattaattttcaaatattgtcTCCTTAACACATACAAAGCAGGGATATCCTAGGAAGTCAAAAGTATTTGTTCTTTGAACCCAAGCTAATCATTGAGGTGCCCCATTTACATCCATGCCCACCTGTGTACACAATCCAGCCCCTGAGCATTCTGAATACTCCtgtaaacatttgtgaaagaaacaGAGTGAGTAAGCTCTCCAGCATATTTTTATGGCATAATGTAATCTGCGCTGCAAGCGTAGTTGCAGAAGTTTTGTTGATGTTAAATTTTCAAGCCACTGATAGTGGCGTAATTACAAAGTGAATGTCACCACCTCCACTGTGAAATGGTGGGTCAAGTAAAATCACAGAACAGAGACAGCAGATCCTGAGGTAAATAGTGCACAGGTCATCAATGGTGGAATGATAGAAAACGCCGTCAACAGACTTGAAGGTAAATGTCTGCCagtattttggatttaaaacgCAAAGCAATAAACTGGAGAAAAGCCGAAAGGTTTGTAAGATTTGCTTTGTGGGTGTGAAATATTGTGGAAACACAAACAATCTCTGAAACCAGTTAACAAGACACCGCCCACAAACACAATGTGCCTCTGCCCTCGAACAAATTCAGCTCGAGAAAGCATTTGAATGCAAGTTACTAGCAAACTCTTTGCAAGTCCAGAAAACAATGAAAGCTGTCACTACAAATATCTGCAACGACATACGGCCATAGAACAGAGTTGAAAATGACGGTTTTGGCGAAGATGGTATTCAAAAGTGGTTCAACATGTCTGCTTGTCCACACAAATGCATCTCCTGGTGCCATGTTTAATTTCTAACAGGAAGTGGTGGTTGTTTCGAAGGATTGTGTTCGGCtgataaaggttttatttatttaattttttttcccatttttttctccgaagagtttttgcggcgctagtggctcgtattttttcgacagtaggcagacaggaaagagggtgaggagaggggggaagacatgcggcaaaggtcgtcgggaccaggagacgaacccgcgacgtccgcgtcgaggactaaggcctccaaacgtggggcgtgctaaccccctgcgccaccacagcacgcccctaggttttatttttgacctACCCTGCTCTCAATGGGATTGACATGTTTAAGAAAACACTCAGTAGTGGAATTAATCAGGTTTGTGTGGATGAAGACTTTTCTTTAACCGATCATGTCTGGACgagattattttataaaaacaaatgtctccACTACATCATATTAAAAAGGCAAGGTTAGGTGTGGACAAGGCCtcagttttcatttgttcttaGCTGACAGCTAAGTAACCCGTTGAGATGCTCTGTTGTATTTGTTTCAGTGGTTGTCAACCCTAAACCCAATCTGTAATATATTCACTAATATATTCACAACACCATGCACAAGTTGTAGTGTGTCCCATCTGACTTGGTGACTGAATGTTTGCATTCATTATGATAATTAGATAGACTCCCCTATTTATTTGTCAGGCACCTTGGTAAGAGGGAAGAGGGTGAGTGCATTCTGACATGCTTGGTAAGCTACATGAGCTTTATTCTGATGTTTTGACTGTGATGTGTACGATCCATACTGGTGCTGATGTTGTGGTTTTTAATAGTAAAGCATATTTATACTGATTGTGACATTTCAGATATCATCCACTATGGGACCAGAGGTGAATGCCAGCAGAACTGCCATACATCTCTGTTATGAATCATACGACTCATCTTACGAATTTACAAGCAACCCTTCTTTTATTTGTGTGGCATTGTATGTTTTCCTTGGCTTACTGTCTCTCATAACAGTGTGTGGAAATCTCCTTGTGGTAACGTCAATCATTTACTTCAAGCAGCTCCACACTCCCAACAACTACCTTGTCCTCTCCCTCGCTGTGGCCGACCTGCTTGTCGGCGTTTTAGTTTTCCCCTTCAGCATGGCGTTCACCGTCACTTCATGCTGGTATGACGaagatttgttttgcaaagtgcGAGGCAGCTTTGACGTAACACTGAGCACAGCTTCGATTTTGAACCTGTGTTGCATTTCTATTGACAGGTATCACGCTGTGTGTAAGCCGCTGACTTACAAAAGTACAATGACTGATCGTATCATTGCAATGATGATTCTGGGATGCTGGGGTACGGCGGCCTTAATTGGAATTGGCATCATCATTGCAGGATTCAATCAGGGAAAATGTGAAGGGGACTGTGTAATTGATGCTTTGATATCGACCACTTTGgcatgtattttttctttctatgtcCCAGTCATTATAATGCTTGGTATTTATCTAAAGATTTTCCTTGTTGCGCAGAGTCAGTTAAACAGCATCCACAGTACTGGCTGTCGAAGCAAAAAGTCTACTGCAGCTGCTAGCAAGAcggaaagaaaagcaacaaaaactctTGCTGTTGTGATGGGGGTTTTTATCTTGTGCTGGAGCCCCTACTTTCTGTGCATCATCTTTCAGCCTTTATCATATGATGTAACACCAATTTCTGTTATTGAAACTCTAAACTGGCTAACTTTGTCGAATTCTATGTTGAATCCTTTTATCTATGCTTTCTTTTACAGCTGGTTTCGATCAGCTGTCGGAATGATGATTTCTGGAAAGATTTTTCAAGGAGACTTTGCAAACGTAAAGCTCTTCTAACCTTATGTTTTAATGCACATGTAACTTTCATTGGGAATTGAtgtttataaaatgaataaacgTTAATGTTTCTATGACACAGTGTTTATTTACAGCACATTTACACAAGATGCCAACAACAAAAGAGACCAAAATGTATGAATCAGATTTAGAAGATCGGTGATTACATTTTGGAACTGTCTGTGTTTGCACAAGTGCGACTAAAATTCATCATTTCCAGCACAGGTTTCATGATATGAAGAGTTATACGCTCTTGATGAATGATGTAGGGGAATGCCCAAAAATCCTCTACTAGGCCACTTGAAGATGCTAGCGATCAATCTATTGTAGCTCATTTTGATAACTGCGAATTAGCTTTTTCAACAACAGCTGGAGAGACGCAGGTTTGCCAGTCCTGCTCTAGATAAACAATGAATTAGACATCCACAGTATTTAATAGAATCAGCATGAATGTTTCCGGACAAACCTTTACCACATTATGtgttaaaataactttgaaaCTAAACACAGGAATGATTAAACTCTGGGTATTTGATGTAATAAGAAACAAACacttatactttatttttatttatgtttcctgTCTAACCAGTCCCATCACTAAACTGGTGCTATAAACTGTTCTTcctgtttccaccaaaaaaGTACCAACTATGGTCCAAGCAAACCAGTTTTATCTTAGTTTTGATTCATCGGCAGCCTAAAGCAAACTCATGCAAGCAAAAGTTATTGTCACTTTTACTCTGCACAATTGAGgcaaaatcaaaaacaacttgttgctttaaagttaattttaaaagttagatTACAAATGGAATAACTGTGATCATCATCAGAATTTCAGTCAAATCTACAGTCACCGTTATTGGAGTTCTGAAATGCCAGTCAGGAATAGAGTTGCAGTGAGGAGTgttcacaaaaacataaatatatttctcgATATGGCATTCATAAATCTAGCTGGTTGTACGAAGAtgcaactattaaaaaaaattgttttgcttatatttgtattatttcccAGTAAGTGTACCTGTTCCCACACTAATATGCATATATTATGCAAACATGATAAAGGAGCTTATATCTAATTGGCTAATCAAATCAGGTGGTGAATATGGTAATGAAAAGTGGATCCTATAATCCAGACGCACAGAGCTGAGCTCTGGACACATCACAAGGTGAGGGTGAGTGAAAACAGTCCACACAGCAAACCTGCAACACGCTAAACTGAATCCTGTCTGCTTTTCTCATCATCATAGGTCGATGC contains:
- the LOC102230692 gene encoding trace amine-associated receptor 1-like, coding for MGPEVNASRTAIHLCYESYDSSYEFTSNPSFICVALYVFLGLLSLITVCGNLLVVTSIIYFKQLHTPNNYLVLSLAVADLLVGVLVFPFSMAFTVTSCWYDEDLFCKVRGSFDVTLSTASILNLCCISIDRYHAVCKPLTYKSTMTDRIIAMMILGCWGTAALIGIGIIIAGFNQGKCEGDCVIDALISTTLACIFSFYVPVIIMLGIYLKIFLVAQSQLNSIHSTGCRSKKSTAAASKTERKATKTLAVVMGVFILCWSPYFLCIIFQPLSYDVTPISVIETLNWLTLSNSMLNPFIYAFFYSWFRSAVGMMISGKIFQGDFANVKLF